A genomic segment from Pyxidicoccus trucidator encodes:
- a CDS encoding GTP-binding protein, with amino-acid sequence MAKEKFERNKPHVNIGTIGHVDHGKTSLTAAITKVLAKTGGATFMAYDQI; translated from the coding sequence ATGGCCAAGGAGAAGTTCGAGCGCAACAAGCCCCACGTGAACATCGGCACGATCGGACACGTGGACCACGGCAAGACGTCGCTGACGGCCGCCATCACCAAGGTGCTGGCGAAGACGGGCGGCGCCACGTTCATGGCGTACGACCAGATTG